The following proteins are encoded in a genomic region of Micrococcaceae bacterium Sec5.8:
- a CDS encoding flagellar biosynthesis protein FlhA yields the protein MKNKLAPLTVPIGIVGIVLLLVVPVPAPLLDVLIVCNILLALLVLLTSMFVKKPLDFSVFPSLLLVATLFRLGLNVASTRLVLGEGYAGQVIEAFGKVTVGGSMIIGAVVFLILLVIQFVVVTKGAERVAEVGARFTLDAMPGKQMAIDADLNAGLITDTQARERRAEVSAEADFYGAMDGASKFVKGDAIAGLIIIIINFIGGIAIGMLQRGLEIGDAVGTYGILTMGDGLVTQIPALLMAVSTGMIVTRSNAESDMGRTASNQLMQSPNALLIAGVAAVAMALIPGMPPLPFLLVGAGLILASRRASAGLRQAEQVREAEASALNFPEVDPNEKLLEDMRVHPVEILLAPDLVDMVSGASDDLLARVRSLRHKIAMELGLVIPPVRTRDSVDLPPSSYSIRIAGVEAGGGTAPSGQMLALGDSLDSLPGVAMIEPVFGLAGKWIPAEMRHNAEMTGATVIDRVSVLVTHLSSIVTANAARLLSREDVRVLTEGVRKQSPSAVDELTPALLSLAELQRVLQGLLDEQVPINDLARIYEALTLRAKISTDPETLVESARQALGPALTARFMEGPVLNVIMIDPLLEQSMLEDMRPAEGGSQIVMGQDRLDAVLRSVRSAVDSAAAANRPAVLVCAPALRPAIHRLVGAHPGSVPVLSYREVTSANVRIETVGVVRHAEPLSA from the coding sequence ATGAAGAACAAGCTCGCCCCGCTGACCGTGCCGATCGGCATCGTCGGTATTGTGCTGCTGCTGGTTGTTCCGGTGCCGGCGCCGCTGCTGGACGTCCTCATCGTCTGCAATATCCTGCTCGCGCTGCTGGTGCTGCTGACCAGCATGTTCGTGAAGAAGCCGCTGGACTTTTCAGTTTTCCCCTCACTCCTGCTCGTGGCCACGCTGTTCCGGCTGGGCCTGAACGTCGCCTCCACCCGCCTGGTGCTGGGGGAGGGGTACGCCGGGCAGGTCATCGAAGCCTTCGGCAAGGTGACCGTGGGCGGATCCATGATCATCGGCGCCGTCGTGTTCCTGATCCTTCTGGTCATCCAGTTCGTGGTGGTCACCAAAGGCGCTGAGCGGGTGGCCGAGGTGGGCGCCCGCTTCACCCTCGACGCGATGCCCGGCAAGCAGATGGCCATTGACGCTGACCTCAATGCCGGCCTGATCACCGATACCCAGGCCCGCGAACGCCGCGCCGAAGTCTCGGCGGAGGCAGACTTTTACGGCGCCATGGACGGCGCCTCGAAGTTCGTCAAGGGCGACGCGATCGCCGGGCTCATCATCATCATCATCAACTTCATCGGCGGCATCGCCATCGGCATGCTGCAGCGCGGACTGGAGATCGGCGACGCGGTAGGCACCTACGGCATCCTCACCATGGGCGACGGCCTCGTCACCCAGATTCCGGCGCTGCTGATGGCCGTGTCCACCGGCATGATCGTGACCCGTTCAAACGCCGAATCGGACATGGGGCGCACGGCGTCCAACCAGCTGATGCAGTCGCCGAACGCCCTGCTCATCGCCGGCGTCGCCGCCGTGGCGATGGCACTGATCCCCGGCATGCCGCCGTTGCCGTTCCTTCTGGTCGGGGCGGGGCTGATTCTGGCCTCCCGCCGCGCGTCCGCCGGCCTGCGGCAGGCGGAGCAGGTCCGCGAGGCCGAGGCCAGCGCCCTGAACTTCCCGGAAGTGGACCCCAACGAGAAGCTTCTCGAGGACATGCGCGTCCACCCGGTGGAGATCCTCCTGGCCCCGGACCTCGTGGACATGGTCTCCGGCGCCTCGGATGACCTGCTGGCCCGGGTGCGGTCCCTGCGGCACAAAATCGCCATGGAGCTGGGCCTTGTGATCCCCCCGGTCCGCACGCGGGACAGTGTGGACTTGCCGCCGTCGAGCTACTCCATCCGGATCGCCGGCGTAGAGGCAGGCGGGGGCACCGCCCCCAGTGGCCAGATGCTCGCGTTGGGCGACAGCCTCGACTCGCTACCCGGCGTCGCAATGATTGAGCCCGTGTTTGGCCTGGCCGGGAAGTGGATTCCGGCGGAAATGCGCCACAACGCCGAGATGACCGGCGCCACCGTCATTGACCGCGTCTCGGTCCTGGTCACCCACCTGTCCTCGATTGTCACGGCTAACGCCGCCCGGCTCCTGTCCCGGGAGGACGTCCGGGTCCTGACCGAGGGGGTCCGGAAACAAAGCCCGTCCGCCGTTGACGAACTGACCCCGGCCCTGCTCTCCCTCGCCGAACTGCAACGGGTCCTCCAGGGGCTCCTGGACGAGCAGGTACCCATCAATGACCTGGCCCGGATCTATGAGGCACTGACCCTCCGCGCCAAAATATCCACGGACCCGGAGACACTGGTGGAATCCGCACGCCAGGCCCTCGGTCCGGCGCTGACGGCCAGGTTCATGGAAGGCCCCGTCCTGAATGTGATCATGATCGACCCGCTCCTGGAACAGTCCATGCTGGAGGACATGCGCCCCGCCGAGGGCGGCAGCCAGATTGTGATGGGCCAGGACCGGCTCGACGCCGTACTCCGGTCAGTGCGGTCCGCCGTCGACTCCGCGGCGGCCGCCAACCGCCCGGCCGTGCTGGTCTGCGCCCCGGCGCTGCGCCCCGCCATCCACCGGCTGGTGGGGGCGCACCCGGGTTCGGTACCGGTGCTCTCGTACCGTGAAGTCACTTCAGCGAACGTCCGGATCGAAACAGTAGGAGTCGTGCGCCATGCAGAACCGCTTTCGGCTTAA
- a CDS encoding carbon storage regulator, with amino-acid sequence MLVLTRKPGEQIMIGDGIVITVLEGRGDGVRIGIEAPRGVPIQRREVIEAIAAANLAAAQAGAEAGPGAEDALRGLVPPAPATKPTAGTD; translated from the coding sequence ATGCTGGTACTAACACGCAAGCCGGGCGAACAGATCATGATCGGCGACGGGATCGTCATCACGGTTCTGGAAGGCCGTGGTGACGGTGTTCGGATAGGCATCGAGGCGCCCCGTGGGGTGCCGATCCAACGCCGCGAAGTCATCGAAGCCATTGCCGCCGCGAACCTGGCGGCAGCGCAAGCCGGTGCGGAGGCCGGCCCGGGGGCCGAGGATGCGCTGCGCGGGCTGGTCCCGCCGGCGCCCGCCACCAAGCCCACCGCCGGCACGGACTGA
- a CDS encoding flagellar protein FlgN: MAEIAVTPSAGAATGMGPMGAGDLSAALWQERRQLELLLFRLETQRLHLEAGNLQWLSFTAAEVEGVLERLRFEALARSVESAAIAAEWGLPDHATLLELIGGAPAGTWPEILRDHLDTLRISLDKLSAAARTNEDTLRGLGVRHAAATSGGRAEDGARQPADTTQVLDQLTMAGTIEYALAVIGRTAQPALARYLDGTVD; this comes from the coding sequence TTGGCTGAAATTGCGGTAACGCCTTCGGCCGGGGCAGCAACGGGAATGGGGCCCATGGGTGCAGGTGATCTTTCGGCAGCTTTGTGGCAGGAGCGCCGCCAGTTGGAACTGCTGTTGTTCAGGCTGGAAACCCAGCGGCTCCATCTCGAGGCAGGAAACCTTCAGTGGCTGAGCTTTACGGCCGCCGAAGTGGAGGGTGTCCTGGAACGCCTTCGCTTTGAAGCGCTCGCCCGGAGCGTGGAGTCGGCGGCAATCGCGGCCGAATGGGGCTTGCCGGACCACGCGACGCTGCTTGAACTCATCGGCGGGGCTCCCGCCGGGACCTGGCCTGAAATCCTGCGGGATCACTTGGATACTCTGCGCATCTCGCTCGATAAGCTCAGCGCCGCTGCCCGCACCAACGAAGACACCCTGCGGGGCCTGGGGGTACGGCACGCGGCCGCCACGTCCGGCGGCCGGGCCGAGGACGGCGCCAGGCAGCCCGCTGACACAACCCAGGTGCTCGATCAGCTGACGATGGCCGGCACCATAGAGTACGCCCTCGCCGTGATCGGCCGGACGGCCCAGCCGGCGCTGGCCCGCTACCTCGACGGCACCGTCGACTGA